The following coding sequences lie in one Aspergillus puulaauensis MK2 DNA, chromosome 3, nearly complete sequence genomic window:
- a CDS encoding uncharacterized protein (COG:S;~EggNog:ENOG410PPME;~InterPro:IPR039875,IPR019339), producing the protein MPLHLLGKKSWNVYNPENVARVQRDEAQAKAQEEEEERRMQEIDAERRIQLLRGERPPTPPPLQSSTSQPEKEDRTNYIGGYKKRRRLAGENDTDRDIRFAREDAELALVKREELVHARKGKNDAPLYDDDGHINLFQKDSGRKRIEKNAEAEKEAADKQRSYEDQYTMRFSNAAGFRQSIGKNPWYSASHGAGIAPESIPSKDVWGNEDPMRKEREKSRMDLNDPLAAMKKGVRQLRSVEGERKKWNQERSKELDALKAAEKTRSRHRRKRSQSEDSLGDFKLDGPSDRDHKYRDRNRELAGDKSSRRSHRRRSRSTSRSRSHRHHSHRQRHDDRQYNRRRKGEAGSRHRI; encoded by the exons TCT GCACCTCCTCGGAAAGAAGTCATGGAACGTCTACAATCCGGAAAATGTCGCGCGTGTCCAGCGCGATGAAGCGCAAGCCAAggcgcaggaagaagaagaggagcgcCGCATGCAAGAGATCGATGCCGAGCGAAGAATCCAACTACTACGTGGTGAGCGACCTCCTACCCCTCCACCGCTGCAATCCTCCACGTCGCAACCAGAAAAGGAAGATCGCACCAACTACATAGGAGGTTATAAAAAGCGGAGACGTTTGGCGGGAGAGAATGATACAGATCGAGATATCCGATTTGCTCGAGAAGACGCGGAACTTGCGCTGGTGAAACGGGAGGAACTGGTACATGCTCGGAAGGGCAAAAATGATGCGCCACTctacgacgatgatggacaCATCAACCTTTTTCAGAAAGATAGCGGTCGGAAACGAATTGAGAAGAACGCGGAGGCTGAAAAAGAGGCAGCCGACAAGCAGCGAAGTTACGAAGACCAGTATACCATGCGGTTCTCCAATGCAGCGGGTTTCCGTCAAAGTATTGGCAAGAACCCCTGGTATTCGGCTTCTCACGGTGCTGGTATAGCTCCCGAATCCATACCTAGCAAGGATGTTTGGGGTAATGAAGACCccatgaggaaggagagagagaaatcTCGCATGGACCTCAACGATCCACTAGCTGCGATGAAGAAAGGCGTTCGCCAGCTGAGGTCGGTTGAAGGAGAACGAAAGAAGTGGAATCAGGAAAGGAGTAAAGAACTAGATGCGTTGAAAGCAGCTGAGAAGACCCGATCGCGCCACCGTAGGAAACGGTCCCAGTCGGAGGATAGCCTGGGGGACTTTAAACTCGATGGGCCATCAGATAGAGATCATAAGTATAGGGACCGGAATCGCGAGCTTGCCGGCGACAAGTCATCGCGCCGTTCGCACAGGCGGCGTTCGCGCTCTACATCTCGCTCGCGttctcatcgtcatcacaGCCATCGACAACGCCACGACGACAGGCAATATAACCGACGGAGGaagggagaagctggttCAAGACATCGCATATAA